A region from the Lolium perenne isolate Kyuss_39 chromosome 4, Kyuss_2.0, whole genome shotgun sequence genome encodes:
- the LOC139839267 gene encoding uncharacterized protein, translating into MAERALVRVRARSGVLVHHWAHAIEDDDVPRREDKQALAALLGSTPKEMHLMLIGKGSARAAWDAIRVWHQGTDRVRDTRVRRLRTEFETIWFKDGERINEFGMRISNLASSLRSLGDACDDEKVVRKFLYVVPRKFVQIIFSMETMMDPSTMTFEEVVGHLRTVEERLEGDLDGSGSGGQLLLTKQQWEAKKRQSHGGAPTGKGKGKVGLLQQGGASAPAAGGDVPKYRCRYCGKKGHWARECRKKERAEAAAGVHPAAVNLAQAEEDESLAMMMACIEEVLEHAPPSAPSVIDNTLACTGGHVFLNEQRAIVTPSHAGEHGSQVWFLDTGATKHMTGMVDVFAGLDRSVTGKVRFADESIVDIRGRGTIVFAIVGGDHRAFTEVFYIPALKSSVPVCLAVGFESDAWRWHTRLGHPHFDTMKKMAQGGLVRGLPRIEHADELCKACLEGKQWRLPFPQKLLKTKDDAARAIVKFQAASEVECGHKLHVLRTDRGREFTPATFYEHCVESGVQRHLTAPYCPQQNGVVERRNQTVLGMARSMLKGKQVPNLFWGEAVLTAVFILNRSFTRSVDGMTPYEA; encoded by the exons ATGGCCGAGCGTGCTCTGGTGCGCgtccgtgcacgctctggcgtgctCGTGCATCACTGGGCGC atgcCATCGAGGACGACGACGTTCCACGGAGGGAGGACAAGCAGGCGCTGGCGGCGCTCCTGGGCTCCACCCCAAAGGAGATGCACCTGATGCTTATTGGCAAGGGCAGCGCACGGGCGGCGTGGGACGCCATCCGCGTATGGCACCAGGGCACGGATCGTGTCCGCGACACTCGCGTGCGCCGTCTGCGCACAGAATTCGAGACCATCTGGTTCAAGGACGGCGAGCGCATCAACGAGTTCGGCATGCGCATCTCCAACCTCGCCTCGTCCCTGCGCTCCCTCGGTGATGCCTGCGATGACGAAAAGGTTGTGAGAAAATTCCTCTATGTTGTGCCTAGGAAATTCGTGCAGATCATCTTCAGCATGGAGACAATGATGGATCCATCCACCATGACCTTCGAGGAAGTGGTGGGTCACCTGCGCACCGTAGAGGAGCGCCTAGAGGGCGATCTGGACGGATCAGGCTCCGGCGGCCAACTGCTGCTCACGAAACAGCAGTGGGAAGCCAAGAAGAGGCAGTCCCATGGCGGCGCACCCACGGGCAAAGGAAAGGGCAAGGTTGGCCTGCTGCAACAGGGAGGTGCATCAGCGCCGGCCGCAGGTGGCGACGTCCCCAAGTATCGTTGCCGCTACTGTGGCAAGAAAGGGCATTGGGCCCGTGAATGCCGCAAGAAGGAGCGCGCCGAAGCTGCCGCGGGCGTGCACCCCGCCGCGGTGAACCTCGCCCAGGCTGAGGAGGACGAGAGCCTAGCCATGATGATGGCCTGCATCGAGGAGGTGCTCGAACACGCACCCCCTTCGGCCCCCTCCGTGATCGACAACACGCTGGCCTGCACTGGAGGCCACGTCTTCCTCAACGAGCAGAGGGCAATCGTCACGCCCTCGCACGCCGGCGAGCATGGCAGCCAGGTGTGGTTCCTGGACACGGGCGCCACAAAACACATGACTGGCATGGTCGACGTGTTCGCCGGCCTCGATCGCTCCGTCACCGGCAAGGTTCGGTTCGCGGACGAATCCATCGTCGACATCCGCGGTAGAGGCACCATCGTGTTCGCCATCGTTGGGGGAGATCATCGCGCCTTCACGGAGGTGTTCTACATCCCCGCTCTAAAGAGCAGCGTC CCAGTATGTCTCGCTGTTGGGTTCGAGTCCGATGCCTGGCGGTGGCATACGCGGCTCGGCCATCCCCACTTCGACACCATGAAGAAAATGGCGCAAGGCGGACTGGTGCGAGGACTTCCCCGCATCGAGCATGCCGACGAACTCTGCAAGGCGTGCCTCGAAGGGAAACAGTGGCGCCTTCCATTCCCACAAAAG CTACTCAAGACAAAGGACGATGCCGCCCGCGCCATCGTCAAGTTCCAGGCTGCGTCAGAGGTGGAGTGCGGCCACAAGCTCCATGTCCTGCGCACAGATCGCGGCAGAGAGTTCACGCCGGCCACCTTCTACGAGCACTGCGTCGAGTCTGGCGTCCAGAGGCACCTCACCGCTCCCTACTGCCCTCAACAGAACGGGGTAGTGGAGAGGAGAAATCAAACGGTGCTGGGGATGGCGAGGAGCATGCTGAAGGGGAAGCAAGTGCCGAATCTCTTCTGGGGCGAGGCTGTGCTCACGGCGGTGTTCATCCTGAACAGAAGCTTCACCCGCAGCGTCGACGGGATGACGCCGTACGAGGCATGA